A genomic segment from Malus domestica chromosome 05, GDT2T_hap1 encodes:
- the LOC139196016 gene encoding uncharacterized protein, with product MAEELSETESSMDAPAFSDVEVNPNQRLSSVLLNEFNYLPWSRAVSFALGGRSKLGYINGAIEAPVVTSSTYESWQFKDQLVMSWLLNSIERRIAKIFSYSESSMHLWKQVKEMYGNQNNVARVFQLKKNLASLQ from the coding sequence atggctgAAGAACTCTCTGAAACTGAAAGCTCGATGGATGCTCCAGCATTTTCTGACGTTGAGGTCAATCCTAATCAACGTCTCAGTTCTGTTTTGTTGAATGAATTCAACTACCTTCCCTGGAGTCGTGCAGTATCTTTTGCACTTGGAGGAAGATCAAAGCTTGGCTATATAAATGGTGCTATTGAAGCTCCAGTAGTCACTTCTTCTACATACGAGTCGTGGCAGTTTAAAGATCAGTTGGTCATGTCTTGGTTGCTCAATTCAATTGAGCGAAGGATTGCTAAAATTTTCAGTTATTCCGAGTCATCCATGCATCTCTGGAAGCAAGTAAAAGAgatgtatggaaatcaaaataATGTTGCCCGTGTCTTCCAGCTTAAGAAGAATCTGGCAAGTCTACAATAA